In Microvenator marinus, one genomic interval encodes:
- a CDS encoding alpha/beta hydrolase family esterase: MREFKSWIFLSALVFGLGCSESNSRSTPGVVDNPDAETVSDMEAEGDTGAVEDQGTELDQSPGGDQGPSVDMGEPDFGEPDISPMGGDRAVTPLMPANYDPRQPAGLVISLHGYGGSGPIQRSYFGLDNVLSENGYIFLAPNGTRDTSSQFWNATDACCNFYGSTVDDVAYLSGLIDEAQARFNIDPNKVFFVGHSNGGFMSYRMACELSDRITGIVSLAGATFEDAGDCEPAEGVSVVQVHGTLDATVLYDGGVFFGGTYPGAEESVERWVGYNECDAEGEEIGRLDISAELGEETLVTRWSGCRDGARVELWRMDGAGHIPGLNSGFADAVVSYFNSL; encoded by the coding sequence ATGCGCGAGTTTAAGAGTTGGATATTTTTGAGTGCTTTGGTCTTCGGTCTTGGGTGCTCAGAGTCGAATTCTCGATCAACTCCAGGCGTGGTTGATAACCCGGACGCCGAAACCGTTTCAGATATGGAAGCTGAAGGGGATACGGGAGCAGTTGAAGATCAGGGGACCGAGCTAGACCAGAGCCCGGGTGGTGATCAGGGGCCTTCCGTGGATATGGGCGAGCCTGATTTTGGTGAGCCGGACATCTCGCCGATGGGTGGTGATCGCGCCGTGACGCCCTTGATGCCCGCGAACTACGATCCTCGTCAGCCGGCGGGTCTGGTGATTTCGTTGCACGGATATGGTGGAAGCGGGCCGATTCAGCGCAGCTATTTTGGGCTCGACAATGTGCTCAGTGAGAATGGCTACATCTTTTTGGCGCCAAATGGGACGCGCGACACGAGCTCGCAATTTTGGAACGCCACCGACGCATGCTGCAATTTCTATGGGTCCACCGTGGACGATGTGGCCTACTTGAGCGGGTTGATCGACGAAGCTCAGGCGCGGTTCAATATCGACCCGAACAAGGTCTTCTTCGTGGGGCATTCAAACGGCGGCTTCATGAGCTATCGCATGGCCTGTGAGCTCTCGGATAGAATCACCGGCATTGTGAGCCTCGCCGGCGCGACCTTTGAGGATGCGGGCGATTGTGAGCCGGCTGAGGGCGTGAGCGTGGTGCAGGTCCACGGCACGCTAGATGCCACGGTGCTCTATGACGGTGGCGTGTTCTTTGGAGGAACCTACCCTGGTGCCGAGGAGTCGGTTGAGCGGTGGGTTGGCTACAATGAGTGTGATGCTGAGGGCGAGGAGATTGGCCGGTTGGATATCAGCGCTGAGCTCGGAGAGGAGACTTTGGTGACCCGATGGTCTGGATGCCGTGATGGCGCGCGCGTCGAGCTCTGGCGCATGGACGGTGCCGGCCACATCCCGGGCCTAAACTCGGGGTTCGCCGACGCGGTCGTGAGCTATTTCAACTCCCTCTAA
- a CDS encoding TIGR02147 family protein: MKDWMPDVFEFMGYRDFMRAYYSAAKTHTKRFSYRSFSAKAGFSSSNFIKMVIDGDRNLSPEAAERVAAALELSASEQRFFKLLVEFEQATDHEDRLRALESITATKRFLEARPLDSMLLEYLSHWYNLAIRELAGRSDFKDDPEWIAAQLRPKISTARARKSLELLVELGLLERADGVISRGEPTLDAGHEVRAAGVKQFHRQMLERAAASIDDVPSEERDISAMTVCIKCNSVEGLKERLRDFRETFMSVCDEEVDPDVVYQLNIQFFPLSEARREP; the protein is encoded by the coding sequence ATGAAAGACTGGATGCCGGATGTGTTTGAGTTCATGGGGTACCGAGACTTCATGCGCGCGTACTATTCGGCGGCCAAGACTCATACGAAGAGATTTTCCTACCGGTCTTTCTCTGCAAAGGCCGGGTTTAGTTCGTCTAATTTCATCAAGATGGTCATCGATGGAGACCGCAATCTGAGCCCGGAGGCGGCCGAGCGCGTGGCGGCCGCCCTGGAGCTGAGTGCTTCCGAGCAGCGATTCTTCAAACTACTGGTGGAGTTCGAGCAGGCAACCGACCATGAGGACCGCCTTCGGGCCTTGGAGTCGATCACCGCAACCAAGCGATTCTTGGAGGCGAGGCCCTTGGACTCCATGCTCTTGGAGTACCTGAGCCACTGGTATAATCTGGCGATCCGGGAGTTGGCAGGACGAAGCGATTTCAAAGACGATCCGGAATGGATCGCCGCGCAGCTTCGCCCCAAGATTTCAACGGCTCGTGCGCGGAAATCCCTGGAGTTATTGGTCGAACTTGGGCTCCTTGAGCGTGCGGATGGTGTGATCAGCCGTGGGGAGCCCACTCTGGATGCCGGTCACGAAGTTCGGGCGGCTGGCGTCAAGCAATTCCACCGGCAAATGTTGGAGCGGGCCGCGGCCTCGATTGACGATGTCCCGTCCGAAGAACGTGATATCAGTGCGATGACTGTTTGCATTAAGTGCAATTCGGTTGAAGGCTTGAAAGAGCGATTACGTGATTTCCGGGAAACCTTCATGTCAGTGTGTGATGAGGAGGTGGACCCGGATGTGGTTTATCAACTTAATATTCAATTTTTTCCTCTTAGCGAGGCGCGTCGTGAACCTTAA
- the menE gene encoding o-succinylbenzoate--CoA ligase, with protein MNWLERQVHSQPDAVALYFEESSWTWAQLEIRVRRMAAALTHSVQVAGGIRGARIATLMHSSPDYIVTILAVQWAGATLVPINTRLTAREISWMLNNIEADLLVLDHQTAERFYDSADATLDLQTTRFVQVEELTFSLDVEPADFRAREAALIMYTSGTTGLPKPVELSWENVASSAFASAVVLGLEARDNWLCALPLFHIGGLSIVFRCLIYGIPLTLLEKFDEQRVADAIIKHNITLASFVPTMLHRLRGILPEVNHLRAVLLGGGPAPKELVEWAWESGIPVFQTYGLTEAGSQVTTMPPKRALEKIGSAGIAVFGADVQVRRLNMSLAAPNEPGHIWIRGSMVMRGYLGRATENERRFDGSWFDTGDFGYLDDDQFLWVLSRRDDLIITGGENVYPAEVENVILAFEGVDQAAVFGQEDGTWGELVCVALVAKDGVELDLEALEAHCRKNLAGFKVPRRWLVLEELPQTSSGKVRRHELKKL; from the coding sequence ATGAATTGGTTAGAGCGGCAGGTTCATAGCCAGCCAGATGCAGTGGCTCTCTATTTTGAGGAGAGTTCGTGGACGTGGGCACAGCTTGAGATCCGCGTCAGGCGTATGGCGGCGGCGCTGACGCACTCGGTGCAGGTCGCCGGTGGCATACGTGGCGCGCGAATCGCGACCCTGATGCACTCTTCGCCCGACTACATCGTCACGATCCTCGCCGTACAATGGGCTGGCGCGACGCTCGTGCCCATCAACACGCGCCTTACGGCCCGTGAAATCTCGTGGATGCTCAACAATATCGAGGCAGACCTCTTGGTGCTCGACCACCAGACTGCGGAGCGTTTTTACGACTCTGCGGATGCGACGCTCGACTTGCAGACGACTCGATTTGTGCAGGTAGAGGAGTTGACGTTTAGCCTGGACGTTGAACCTGCGGATTTCAGGGCGCGCGAGGCGGCGCTCATCATGTACACATCGGGGACCACGGGGCTTCCAAAGCCGGTAGAGCTTAGTTGGGAGAACGTGGCGAGTAGCGCGTTTGCCTCCGCTGTGGTGCTCGGGCTCGAGGCGCGCGACAACTGGCTTTGCGCGCTGCCGCTCTTCCATATTGGTGGACTTTCCATTGTTTTCCGCTGCCTGATTTACGGCATCCCACTGACATTGCTTGAGAAGTTCGACGAGCAAAGGGTGGCTGATGCCATCATAAAACACAATATTACGCTGGCATCCTTCGTGCCGACGATGCTTCACCGGCTTCGCGGCATTCTGCCGGAAGTCAATCATTTACGGGCAGTTCTCTTAGGTGGCGGTCCTGCGCCAAAAGAGCTCGTAGAGTGGGCGTGGGAGAGTGGGATTCCGGTCTTCCAGACCTACGGTTTGACCGAGGCAGGCTCGCAGGTGACAACCATGCCGCCAAAGCGCGCGCTGGAAAAAATCGGGTCGGCGGGCATCGCGGTGTTTGGGGCCGATGTTCAGGTTCGCCGCCTCAATATGAGCCTCGCTGCGCCCAACGAACCCGGCCATATCTGGATTCGCGGGTCTATGGTGATGCGTGGATATTTGGGCCGGGCAACCGAAAATGAGCGGCGTTTTGATGGTTCGTGGTTCGACACGGGCGATTTTGGGTATCTCGATGACGACCAGTTTCTCTGGGTGCTCTCGAGGCGCGACGACCTCATTATTACAGGCGGCGAGAACGTGTATCCGGCAGAGGTAGAGAACGTGATTTTGGCGTTCGAAGGGGTTGATCAAGCGGCCGTATTCGGGCAGGAGGATGGGACCTGGGGTGAGCTCGTGTGTGTGGCTTTGGTGGCTAAGGACGGTGTGGAATTGGACTTGGAAGCCTTGGAGGCTCACTGCAGAAAGAACCTCGCGGGATTTAAAGTGCCTCGCCGTTGGTTGGTCCTAGAGGAGCTGCCGCAGACTTCGTCTGGTAAAGTACGCCGACATGAACTTAAGAAGCTATGA
- the moaA gene encoding GTP 3',8-cyclase MoaA has translation MIDTHTLTDRFGRVHTSVRISVTDRCNLRCAYCMPAKGMKFLPRAEVLDFEDLAFAAKVLASLGVKSVRISGGEPLVRKDLPEFVRMLREAGTTKVAMTTNALLLKRHAAELKDAGLDRLNISLDSLDPRRFEKITRNGHLQKAWEGLEEAIAVGFSPIKINTLVLKGFNEDEIERWVELVQERELIVRFMELMPIGEDDLKDVGSYFDLTALRKELTAKHGLVPATDTHVGNGPAKYWKAPGWKGALGFITPMSQSYCATCSRLRLTCTGKLRACLAYDEDVDLGPALRARDEDAARGLILKALAEKKAGHPWNEGVRTIMGMSEIGG, from the coding sequence ATGATTGACACCCACACTTTGACAGACCGTTTCGGGCGTGTGCACACGTCAGTGCGAATCTCAGTGACAGACCGGTGTAATCTGCGATGCGCCTACTGCATGCCCGCAAAAGGCATGAAGTTTCTTCCGCGCGCAGAAGTCTTGGATTTTGAGGACCTCGCTTTTGCCGCAAAAGTATTGGCCAGCCTTGGGGTTAAGAGCGTGCGGATCTCAGGCGGCGAGCCGCTAGTGCGCAAAGACTTGCCCGAGTTTGTAAGAATGCTTCGCGAGGCCGGGACCACCAAAGTGGCCATGACCACCAACGCGCTCCTCCTCAAGCGACATGCGGCAGAGCTCAAAGACGCGGGTCTCGACAGACTCAATATCAGCCTCGACTCGCTGGACCCTCGGAGATTCGAGAAAATCACTAGGAACGGCCATCTCCAGAAGGCATGGGAAGGCCTCGAAGAAGCCATCGCCGTGGGTTTTTCGCCCATCAAGATCAACACGCTCGTGCTCAAAGGCTTCAACGAAGACGAGATCGAGCGGTGGGTTGAGCTGGTTCAAGAACGCGAGCTCATCGTTCGTTTTATGGAGCTTATGCCGATTGGCGAGGACGACCTCAAGGACGTGGGAAGCTACTTTGATCTGACCGCGCTTCGAAAGGAACTCACTGCCAAACACGGCCTGGTCCCCGCAACAGACACCCACGTGGGGAACGGCCCCGCGAAGTACTGGAAGGCGCCAGGATGGAAGGGCGCGCTCGGGTTTATCACCCCGATGTCTCAAAGCTATTGCGCTACCTGCTCACGCCTTCGCCTAACCTGCACCGGCAAGCTTAGAGCGTGCCTCGCCTACGACGAGGACGTGGACCTCGGCCCGGCCCTTCGCGCTCGAGACGAAGATGCAGCGCGTGGACTCATCCTCAAAGCCCTTGCCGAAAAGAAGGCCGGACACCCGTGGAATGAGGGTGTGCGCACCATCATGGGGATGTCGGAAATCGGCGGATAG
- a CDS encoding FG-GAP repeat domain-containing protein, translating to MRWILLILLLAGCSDDSSVSVGNNQNNGPNNPQNNTQGASNNELDMNQPGDMTTVDMANNDAGACTAEQTACETPQGTLCCDAETACLFDSCVPLGDACSESQPCPPTQFCEPSVDRCVDIDANPNACVYIPPVGEFSPVEAWSWTESADSPEYDQVMMMPAVANLTDDNSDGTVDTQDIPDVVFVTFRSNRYNDDGVLRVISGLDGAEHWSSSTLDVPFYAAGGTIPALGDIDLDGVPEIIVSAGPTNVGLYAIKANGEILWHQPGVPNLGSQGPSIANIDQQGPPEIITPNRVVGSDGRLICSLPTSAGIPVVADVNLDGTMEILHGASLYQVSNIDATDGTGCTLIQDVAIAGGYLALANFDADPNPEIVQVVGGNINLLEHDGTPIWTFEIPLDMQRVGDLYGITDCAPEVPTVGQACTSQAECGPPLGQCAGNRCRKHTACNRGGGAPTVADFDGDGLADIAVAARWYYLVLTGAGEVLWAHATKDFSSAVTGSSVFDFEGDGKAEVVYNDELFLRVYSGAGTGADADSNGYNDPEILVEIPNSSGTLLEYPLIVDVDNDGNAEIVVAANNYSTAGSTTKGIRVFKDASDNWVGTRRIWNQHAYHVTNIDEDGSVPDVQVLNWTAPGLNNFRQNVQGDGLFNAPNFEIEISEVVATTCAQTGVVIRFQLKNTGSIGVRSGTVPVSVYITLEGQETLIETVTNTQNLGPGAEENFEILWAAPSSAANQNFDVRIVADDDGAGGQSHNECHEDDNTALEPDNLCQLLQ from the coding sequence ATGCGATGGATACTCTTGATTTTGCTACTGGCGGGTTGTTCGGACGATAGCTCGGTGAGCGTTGGAAACAACCAGAACAACGGTCCAAACAACCCACAAAACAACACCCAGGGCGCATCGAATAACGAGCTCGACATGAACCAGCCTGGCGATATGACCACGGTTGATATGGCCAACAACGATGCAGGCGCGTGCACGGCAGAGCAGACGGCATGCGAGACTCCGCAAGGCACCTTGTGTTGTGACGCCGAGACTGCGTGTCTTTTTGATAGCTGTGTGCCGCTTGGAGACGCGTGCTCTGAGTCGCAGCCTTGCCCACCAACACAATTTTGTGAGCCGAGCGTGGACCGTTGTGTGGATATCGACGCGAACCCGAACGCGTGCGTCTACATCCCGCCCGTGGGCGAGTTTAGTCCAGTGGAGGCGTGGTCTTGGACTGAGAGCGCGGACTCGCCGGAGTACGACCAGGTCATGATGATGCCGGCGGTGGCAAATCTCACAGACGATAACTCCGACGGCACCGTAGACACTCAGGATATTCCGGACGTGGTCTTTGTGACCTTCCGGAGCAATCGCTACAACGACGACGGTGTTCTGCGCGTAATCAGCGGACTCGACGGCGCTGAGCATTGGAGCTCTTCCACGCTAGACGTCCCATTCTACGCGGCGGGCGGCACCATCCCGGCGCTCGGTGATATCGACCTCGACGGGGTGCCGGAGATCATCGTGTCTGCAGGCCCAACGAACGTGGGCCTTTATGCGATCAAGGCCAATGGAGAGATTCTCTGGCATCAGCCTGGCGTGCCGAATCTTGGGTCTCAAGGGCCTTCGATCGCCAATATCGACCAACAAGGACCACCTGAGATCATCACGCCGAACCGCGTGGTGGGCAGTGACGGCAGGTTGATTTGCTCGCTGCCGACAAGCGCGGGGATTCCAGTGGTGGCAGACGTCAATCTGGACGGCACCATGGAGATTCTGCACGGGGCGTCGCTCTATCAGGTCTCAAATATTGACGCGACGGATGGCACTGGATGCACCCTGATTCAGGACGTGGCGATCGCCGGAGGATACCTCGCGCTGGCGAATTTTGATGCGGATCCCAACCCTGAGATCGTTCAGGTCGTGGGCGGAAATATCAACCTATTGGAGCACGACGGCACCCCGATTTGGACCTTTGAGATACCGCTCGATATGCAGCGTGTGGGCGACCTTTATGGGATTACAGATTGCGCGCCGGAAGTACCCACAGTGGGCCAGGCGTGTACGTCTCAGGCGGAATGTGGCCCGCCGCTCGGCCAGTGCGCGGGCAACCGATGCCGAAAGCATACGGCGTGCAACCGCGGTGGCGGAGCCCCAACCGTGGCTGATTTTGACGGCGACGGGCTCGCCGATATCGCCGTGGCGGCGCGCTGGTACTACCTGGTTTTGACGGGGGCTGGCGAAGTGCTCTGGGCGCACGCCACAAAGGACTTTTCGAGTGCGGTGACCGGCTCGTCGGTCTTTGATTTTGAGGGCGATGGCAAGGCGGAGGTGGTCTACAACGACGAGCTTTTCCTTCGTGTTTACAGCGGCGCCGGGACTGGCGCTGATGCAGATAGCAACGGGTACAACGACCCCGAGATCCTCGTTGAGATTCCGAATTCTTCGGGCACTCTTTTGGAATACCCGCTGATCGTGGACGTGGATAACGACGGCAATGCGGAGATTGTGGTGGCGGCGAACAACTACTCCACAGCAGGCTCAACCACCAAGGGTATTCGCGTCTTTAAGGATGCGTCCGACAACTGGGTGGGCACCCGCCGAATTTGGAACCAACACGCGTATCACGTGACCAATATTGACGAAGACGGCAGTGTTCCTGACGTTCAGGTCCTTAACTGGACGGCGCCTGGGCTGAATAATTTCCGGCAGAACGTGCAGGGTGATGGGCTCTTCAACGCGCCGAATTTTGAGATCGAAATCAGCGAGGTGGTGGCCACGACGTGTGCACAAACTGGCGTGGTGATTCGGTTCCAGCTCAAGAACACGGGCAGCATCGGGGTGCGTTCGGGCACGGTTCCGGTCTCGGTCTACATCACGTTGGAGGGCCAAGAGACGTTGATTGAGACGGTTACGAACACGCAGAACCTTGGCCCGGGCGCCGAGGAGAACTTCGAGATCTTGTGGGCTGCGCCGAGCTCAGCTGCGAATCAGAACTTCGATGTTCGCATTGTGGCTGACGACGACGGTGCCGGTGGGCAAAGCCATAATGAGTGTCACGAGGACGATAACACGGCGCTTGAGCCGGATAACCTCTGCCAACTCCTGCAATGA
- a CDS encoding enolase C-terminal domain-like protein, with amino-acid sequence MEKKTYPFSRTFSTATRQYSSREVVHLTLWHGDVHGIGEAAPLAGWVDESVDEVSRELSDLIAGLSPGTHPLEILGQSDEKGLCCSARYALHSAIFDLVSKERGLPRWRVIREFFAAQYPGVFRDLGDNRGLLINATLSASEDSEIQVAQDFVARGFRCLKVKVGGRALQKDLDRIARLRDTFETVALRLDANQSWDKATAIAALGALDDFNIEYVEEPLLRTESWEPGELAEFRTRVAADESVRGLDDLQPQIDEGVEVFVIKPAQFGGFDTLFEARRRLQERGSELVITSSLDSIGRFFAAEVAYALGLESPCGLATGGWIEDGLEDPLYATDRGMCWRLSS; translated from the coding sequence GTGGAAAAAAAGACGTACCCCTTTTCCAGAACTTTTTCGACTGCGACTCGTCAATATTCGTCGCGCGAGGTGGTTCATCTAACGCTCTGGCACGGGGATGTCCACGGTATTGGAGAAGCTGCCCCGCTTGCGGGTTGGGTTGACGAAAGTGTGGACGAGGTGAGTCGGGAGCTCTCGGACCTGATCGCCGGCTTGAGCCCGGGAACCCATCCTCTTGAGATCCTTGGTCAATCCGATGAAAAAGGACTCTGTTGCAGTGCAAGATACGCCCTCCATTCGGCGATTTTCGACCTTGTATCCAAAGAGCGGGGGCTCCCAAGATGGCGAGTGATCAGGGAGTTTTTTGCGGCGCAATATCCGGGTGTTTTTAGGGACTTAGGGGACAACCGCGGGTTGCTCATAAACGCGACACTTAGCGCCTCAGAAGACTCCGAAATCCAAGTGGCACAAGACTTTGTTGCGCGTGGGTTTAGGTGCCTGAAAGTCAAGGTTGGGGGCCGCGCTCTTCAGAAGGATTTGGACCGGATCGCCAGACTGAGGGACACGTTTGAGACTGTAGCGTTGCGCCTCGACGCGAACCAAAGTTGGGACAAAGCAACGGCGATTGCGGCTCTCGGTGCGCTGGATGACTTCAACATCGAGTATGTGGAAGAGCCACTGCTTAGGACCGAATCCTGGGAGCCTGGTGAGCTTGCAGAGTTTCGCACAAGAGTCGCTGCGGACGAGTCGGTGCGAGGGCTTGACGACCTTCAACCCCAGATTGATGAAGGCGTTGAGGTCTTTGTGATCAAGCCTGCACAATTTGGCGGCTTCGACACCTTGTTTGAGGCCCGACGCAGACTCCAAGAACGTGGCTCTGAGCTTGTGATTACGTCGAGTTTGGACTCTATCGGTCGATTCTTTGCGGCTGAGGTTGCGTATGCGCTCGGCCTTGAGTCACCATGTGGTTTGGCGACCGGTGGGTGGATTGAAGACGGTCTTGAGGACCCGCTTTATGCCACCGATCGGGGAATGTGTTGGCGCTTAAGTAGTTAG
- a CDS encoding transglycosylase domain-containing protein, with protein sequence MRYVYSNFGLMARENLNRIMRKKWIIIAVGVVLALLVGAGLMVPTLVEDRVEEELRARLVKRGLDAEWTDFSSQFGRTFRIEGLLLKDEKRGVVARADAVDISIAIDSFTDADVRLSAVNVENFGLEVDLKKLNQKSDAKDPDSPTQGSGLIQKILENPPEIFMNQATLEVSHGALSLAQMKVEQTQVELSRESVTLDSTAHYKTLFPVPEFLSAPVDVKVKATLGLETRDFEFELTHPEADKPLMRFRDSEAGSVTIGRVQGHGNLTNRTVNVDAQTIKVRIGHASNKAELVATTDIDALRIQRDKRGRISLSLNSPEIVVTPANAARLRPLLKVIGDTRLMMGDKGQGQGSGPRPSKLQTLDRIGRTFARVLHRQDVQLRDLRFALNVEGDYTPGVFHQITLLERINIKTDNGTIRASGESADGTINALVDFLPGVAIPRFAYVDVSKVKLGKIPGMPKGRTELPSRGTSGRVDGVFSSTFMMRGPGLGSMEDLLDVFHGELNVVWEDGEADFVGVSDEPLKDFSVRTNFDFIWHPERANFEAKNGFFKLGPIRVNYSGAISGFPLDTTLSGEAAMEELECDRTFRNLPAAMLGPYRYIKMDGKWAPTFSFYLPINRPRAVNFEIEGYEDVCDVVSLNVQRGDWPDIRLPGITGQERSDALSDVFWLEKPFIKQVTEGLATDESEVFVGPGLPTYVPLSEMPSWVGGAAYLSEEILFYTDHGISLGLIKKALRLNLEKGRFVYGGSTVTQQLIKNLFLTRDKTLSRKLQEALIAWRITETIPKDRVLELYLNVIEFGPDIYGIGPAARYYFQKDARDLTPMESIFLAMLKPSPLYGERVMQRGQTPKGVWWTNRTVELFRRLVEHKHLTQEQAEAAKPYELEWEKGVYKPRMIEVPLFD encoded by the coding sequence ATGCGCTACGTTTACTCGAATTTTGGGTTGATGGCGCGAGAGAATTTGAACCGAATTATGCGAAAGAAGTGGATCATCATTGCCGTGGGGGTTGTCCTGGCGCTCCTCGTGGGAGCCGGACTGATGGTGCCCACCTTGGTGGAGGACCGCGTTGAGGAGGAATTGCGCGCTCGGCTTGTCAAACGCGGGCTGGACGCCGAATGGACCGATTTTTCGTCCCAGTTTGGACGAACCTTTCGGATCGAGGGTTTGCTTCTCAAAGACGAAAAGCGAGGCGTGGTCGCGCGTGCAGACGCGGTAGATATCTCGATCGCGATCGATTCGTTCACGGATGCCGACGTGCGCCTAAGTGCCGTGAATGTAGAGAATTTTGGGTTGGAAGTTGACCTTAAAAAGCTCAACCAAAAGAGCGACGCTAAAGACCCCGACTCGCCCACACAAGGCTCCGGCCTCATCCAGAAAATCCTCGAGAACCCGCCCGAGATCTTCATGAATCAGGCAACTCTCGAGGTCTCGCACGGCGCATTATCGCTCGCGCAAATGAAGGTTGAGCAGACGCAGGTCGAGCTTTCCCGAGAGTCCGTCACGCTGGATTCGACCGCGCACTACAAGACCCTTTTCCCGGTCCCGGAATTTCTCTCGGCGCCAGTGGATGTCAAGGTTAAGGCCACCTTGGGGCTGGAGACTCGCGACTTTGAGTTCGAGCTCACGCATCCCGAGGCGGATAAACCGCTGATGCGATTCAGGGACTCCGAGGCAGGTTCGGTCACGATCGGGCGAGTCCAAGGACACGGCAACCTTACGAATCGCACCGTGAACGTAGACGCACAGACCATCAAGGTTCGCATCGGGCACGCCTCCAATAAGGCTGAGCTAGTGGCCACAACTGACATCGACGCCTTGCGCATTCAGCGCGATAAGCGCGGTCGGATCTCCCTTTCGCTGAACTCGCCAGAGATTGTGGTCACACCCGCGAACGCAGCGCGGCTGAGGCCACTCCTCAAAGTCATTGGCGATACGCGACTGATGATGGGTGATAAGGGCCAGGGCCAGGGCTCTGGACCGCGACCCTCCAAGCTTCAGACATTGGATCGCATCGGCCGAACCTTTGCGCGTGTGCTGCACCGGCAAGACGTGCAGCTCAGAGACCTACGTTTTGCGCTCAACGTGGAAGGCGACTACACGCCGGGTGTCTTTCACCAGATTACGCTCCTCGAACGCATCAATATTAAGACAGACAACGGTACGATTCGTGCCAGCGGTGAGAGCGCCGACGGTACGATCAATGCGCTGGTGGATTTCCTTCCCGGCGTTGCTATTCCACGCTTTGCGTATGTTGACGTGTCGAAGGTTAAACTCGGGAAAATCCCCGGAATGCCTAAAGGCAGAACCGAGCTCCCGTCGCGCGGTACGAGTGGTCGTGTTGATGGCGTCTTCTCGAGTACCTTCATGATGCGGGGGCCCGGATTGGGCTCTATGGAAGACCTCCTCGACGTGTTTCACGGGGAATTGAACGTGGTTTGGGAGGACGGTGAGGCTGATTTTGTGGGGGTTTCTGATGAGCCGCTCAAGGACTTTAGCGTGCGCACCAATTTCGACTTCATCTGGCATCCTGAGCGCGCGAATTTCGAGGCGAAGAACGGCTTCTTCAAGCTCGGTCCGATTCGAGTCAACTATTCCGGCGCGATCAGCGGATTCCCGCTCGATACAACCTTGAGCGGCGAGGCCGCGATGGAGGAATTGGAGTGTGACCGGACGTTTAGAAACCTTCCAGCTGCCATGCTCGGGCCGTATCGGTACATCAAAATGGACGGCAAATGGGCGCCGACCTTCTCGTTCTATCTTCCCATAAATCGCCCGCGAGCCGTCAATTTTGAGATCGAAGGATACGAGGACGTGTGTGATGTGGTGAGCCTTAACGTGCAGCGCGGTGATTGGCCCGATATCCGACTTCCAGGCATCACTGGACAAGAGCGTTCGGATGCGCTTTCAGACGTGTTTTGGCTTGAGAAACCGTTCATCAAACAGGTGACCGAGGGGCTTGCCACCGACGAGAGCGAAGTTTTTGTGGGCCCGGGTTTGCCGACGTACGTGCCGCTCTCCGAGATGCCTTCGTGGGTGGGTGGCGCCGCGTACCTGAGCGAGGAGATCCTCTTTTACACCGACCACGGCATCAGCTTGGGCCTGATTAAGAAGGCCCTGCGGCTGAATTTGGAGAAGGGGCGCTTTGTTTACGGCGGCTCTACGGTGACGCAGCAGCTCATCAAGAATCTCTTTTTGACTCGCGACAAGACTCTTTCCCGAAAGCTTCAGGAAGCGCTCATCGCCTGGCGAATCACCGAGACTATTCCTAAGGATCGCGTGCTTGAACTCTATCTAAATGTCATCGAATTCGGCCCGGATATCTACGGTATTGGCCCGGCCGCGCGGTACTATTTCCAAAAGGACGCGCGCGATCTGACGCCTATGGAATCTATCTTTTTGGCCATGCTCAAGCCTAGTCCGCTCTACGGCGAGCGCGTGATGCAGCGGGGGCAAACGCCCAAAGGCGTGTGGTGGACAAATCGAACGGTGGAGCTCTTTCGCCGCCTCGTGGAGCACAAACATCTCACGCAAGAGCAAGCCGAGGCCGCAAAGCCCTACGAGCTTGAGTGGGAGAAGGGCGTCTACAAGCCTCGCATGATTGAGGTCCCTCTCTTCGATTGA